From Quercus lobata isolate SW786 chromosome 1, ValleyOak3.0 Primary Assembly, whole genome shotgun sequence, one genomic window encodes:
- the LOC115989434 gene encoding protein FAR1-RELATED SEQUENCE 5-like, with product MAGIAGMHDFLDGDGGFDDEIVENSGECDEATEDGLLQHCNLNNVVNDHLGMIERSEEGLSAEILEPCIGMTFSSLDGARDFYYDYAKRMGFTIRTNRIRHSLKNMAIIGRDFVCSREGFRAAKHTLRNDRVLPPRPITREGCKAMIRLAARDGSIWVVTKFVREHNHKLMTHCNFPGELPIVNILSEEEKDKKIKDLYDELQYERERTATYRQQLCVILKDLEEHAQFMTLRVEDIVNSMKEIELGDL from the exons ATGGCGGGCATTGCGGGTATGCATGACTTTCTAGATGGTGATGGTGGTTTTGATGATGAAATTGTAGAAAACTCTGGTGAATGTGATGAAGCCACAGAAGACGGGCTGTTGCAGCattgtaatttaaataatgttgTGAATGATCACCTAGGTATGATAGAACGGTCAGAAGAGGGTTTAAGTGCGGAAATTTTGGAACCATGTATTGGGATGACTTTTTCTTCGTTAGATGGTGCAAGGGATTTCTATTATGATTATGCTAAGCGTATGGGTTTCACCATAAGAACAAATCGGATTAGACACTCGCTAAAGAACATGGCTATAATAGGGAGGGACTTTGTTTGCTCGAGAGAAGGTTTCCGTGCTGCAAAACATACGCTTAGAAATGACAGGGTTCTTCCTCCACGACCAATTACGAGAGAAGGGTGCAAAGCAATGATCAGGTTGGCAGCACGGGATGGCAGTATATGGGTCGTTACCAAATTTGTCCGAGAGCACAACCACAAGCTAATGACTCATTGTAACTTTCCTGGTGAACTGCCAATTGTCAATATACTTAGTGAG gaagAGAAGGATAAGAAGATCAAGGATCTATATGATGAGCTTCAGTATGAAAGAGAACGGACTGCAACATACAGACAACAGCTATGCGTGATTCTCAAAGATCTTGAGGAGCATGCTCAATTCATGACCTTAAGAGTTGAAGACATTGTTAATAGCATGAAAGAAATTGAACTTGGTGATCTATAA